Proteins encoded together in one Vigna angularis cultivar LongXiaoDou No.4 chromosome 5, ASM1680809v1, whole genome shotgun sequence window:
- the LOC108340455 gene encoding uncharacterized protein LOC108340455 isoform X3, translating to MIYPFLVVCLAISGVSIPVHGFQDTLKENLELERQLKLINKPPIKTINTKNGDIVDWIDIYKQLAFDHPLLKDHKLQLAELALSSNFSPYYGVRGRSSVYNPPITKGQMSLSHVWVQNGPISSNNKISFGWQVSLDLYSDNKTHLYASWTRDNFQKTGCYNVRCPGFVQTSTQLSLGAIPGDISSYGGPVFDSTEYITMDTKTKNWWVHTSGEDVGYFPAKLFSNLASADKVGWGGRTLTPHGSRSPQMGSGHFPDKDLYL from the exons atgatCTATCCATTTCTTGTTGTTTGTTTGGCGATAAGTGGTGTTAGCATACCAGTTCATGGTTTTCAAGATACACTCAAAGAAAATTTGGAGCTTGAAAGACAACTAAAGCTAATCAATAAGCCTCCTATCAAAACTATTAAT acAAAAAATGGAGACATTGTTGATTGGATTGATATTTATAAACAACTAGCATTTGATCATCCATTACTAAAGGATCACAAGTTACAg CTTGCAGAATTAGCTCTTTCATCGAATTTTAGTCCATACTATGGCGTTAGAGGACGAAGCAGCGTTTATAATCCACCGATCACTAAGGGTCAAATGTCTCTTTCTCATGTGTGGGTTCAAAATGGACCCATAAGTTCTAACAATAAAATCAGTTTTGGATGGCAA GTGAGTTTAGATTTGTATAGTGACAATAAAACTCATTTATACGCATCATGGACG cGAGACAACTTTCAAAAGACAGGATGTTACAATGTTCGATGTCCAGGTTTTGTTCAAACCAGTACCCAACTTTCTCTTGGTGCAATACCTGGAGATATATCTTCTTATGGTGGACCAGTTTTTGATTCTACTGAGTATATAACTATG GacacaaaaaccaaaaactgGTGGGTTCATACAAGTGGTGAAGATGTTGGATATTTTCCAGCAAAGTTATTCTCTAACTTGGCTTCGGCAGATAAAGTAGGGTGGGGTGGAAGGACATTAACTCCTCACGGTTCTCGCAGCCCTCAAATGGGATCTGGACATTTTCCTGATAAAGACCTTTATCTGTAA
- the LOC108340455 gene encoding uncharacterized protein LOC108340455 isoform X1 yields MIYPFLVVCLAISGVSIPVHGFQDTLKENLELERQLKLINKPPIKTINTKNGDIVDWIDIYKQLAFDHPLLKDHKLQRKHSFQKSSMKNLANKPNFNLEKVQCLKGSIPIRRTTKEDLIREKQLLNNSILLRDIPGVHLAELALSSNFSPYYGVRGRSSVYNPPITKGQMSLSHVWVQNGPISSNNKISFGWQVSLDLYSDNKTHLYASWTRDNFQKTGCYNVRCPGFVQTSTQLSLGAIPGDISSYGGPVFDSTEYITMDTKTKNWWVHTSGEDVGYFPAKLFSNLASADKVGWGGRTLTPHGSRSPQMGSGHFPDKDLYL; encoded by the exons atgatCTATCCATTTCTTGTTGTTTGTTTGGCGATAAGTGGTGTTAGCATACCAGTTCATGGTTTTCAAGATACACTCAAAGAAAATTTGGAGCTTGAAAGACAACTAAAGCTAATCAATAAGCCTCCTATCAAAACTATTAAT acAAAAAATGGAGACATTGTTGATTGGATTGATATTTATAAACAACTAGCATTTGATCATCCATTACTAAAGGATCACAAGTTACAg AGAAAACATAGTTTTCAAAAATCAAGTATGAAGAATTTAGCAAACAAACCTAATTTTAACCTTGAAAAAGTCCAATGTCTTAAAGGGTCTATTCCTATTCGGAGAACAACAAAAGAAGATCTCATTCgagaaaaacaattattaaataatagtaTTCTTCTTCGAGACATTCCTGGTGTTCAT CTTGCAGAATTAGCTCTTTCATCGAATTTTAGTCCATACTATGGCGTTAGAGGACGAAGCAGCGTTTATAATCCACCGATCACTAAGGGTCAAATGTCTCTTTCTCATGTGTGGGTTCAAAATGGACCCATAAGTTCTAACAATAAAATCAGTTTTGGATGGCAA GTGAGTTTAGATTTGTATAGTGACAATAAAACTCATTTATACGCATCATGGACG cGAGACAACTTTCAAAAGACAGGATGTTACAATGTTCGATGTCCAGGTTTTGTTCAAACCAGTACCCAACTTTCTCTTGGTGCAATACCTGGAGATATATCTTCTTATGGTGGACCAGTTTTTGATTCTACTGAGTATATAACTATG GacacaaaaaccaaaaactgGTGGGTTCATACAAGTGGTGAAGATGTTGGATATTTTCCAGCAAAGTTATTCTCTAACTTGGCTTCGGCAGATAAAGTAGGGTGGGGTGGAAGGACATTAACTCCTCACGGTTCTCGCAGCCCTCAAATGGGATCTGGACATTTTCCTGATAAAGACCTTTATCTGTAA
- the LOC108340455 gene encoding uncharacterized protein LOC108340455 isoform X2, which translates to MIYPFLVVCLAISGVSIPVHGFQDTLKENLELERQLKLINKPPIKTINTKNGDIVDWIDIYKQLAFDHPLLKDHKLQRKHSFQKSSMKNLANKPNFNLEKVQCLKGSIPIRRTTKEDLIREKQLLNNSILLRDIPGVHLAELALSSNFSPYYGVRGRSSVYNPPITKGQMSLSHVWVQNGPISSNNKISFGWQRDNFQKTGCYNVRCPGFVQTSTQLSLGAIPGDISSYGGPVFDSTEYITMDTKTKNWWVHTSGEDVGYFPAKLFSNLASADKVGWGGRTLTPHGSRSPQMGSGHFPDKDLYL; encoded by the exons atgatCTATCCATTTCTTGTTGTTTGTTTGGCGATAAGTGGTGTTAGCATACCAGTTCATGGTTTTCAAGATACACTCAAAGAAAATTTGGAGCTTGAAAGACAACTAAAGCTAATCAATAAGCCTCCTATCAAAACTATTAAT acAAAAAATGGAGACATTGTTGATTGGATTGATATTTATAAACAACTAGCATTTGATCATCCATTACTAAAGGATCACAAGTTACAg AGAAAACATAGTTTTCAAAAATCAAGTATGAAGAATTTAGCAAACAAACCTAATTTTAACCTTGAAAAAGTCCAATGTCTTAAAGGGTCTATTCCTATTCGGAGAACAACAAAAGAAGATCTCATTCgagaaaaacaattattaaataatagtaTTCTTCTTCGAGACATTCCTGGTGTTCAT CTTGCAGAATTAGCTCTTTCATCGAATTTTAGTCCATACTATGGCGTTAGAGGACGAAGCAGCGTTTATAATCCACCGATCACTAAGGGTCAAATGTCTCTTTCTCATGTGTGGGTTCAAAATGGACCCATAAGTTCTAACAATAAAATCAGTTTTGGATGGCAA cGAGACAACTTTCAAAAGACAGGATGTTACAATGTTCGATGTCCAGGTTTTGTTCAAACCAGTACCCAACTTTCTCTTGGTGCAATACCTGGAGATATATCTTCTTATGGTGGACCAGTTTTTGATTCTACTGAGTATATAACTATG GacacaaaaaccaaaaactgGTGGGTTCATACAAGTGGTGAAGATGTTGGATATTTTCCAGCAAAGTTATTCTCTAACTTGGCTTCGGCAGATAAAGTAGGGTGGGGTGGAAGGACATTAACTCCTCACGGTTCTCGCAGCCCTCAAATGGGATCTGGACATTTTCCTGATAAAGACCTTTATCTGTAA